The Fictibacillus arsenicus genome contains a region encoding:
- a CDS encoding styrene monooxygenase/indole monooxygenase family protein, with amino-acid sequence MKKQICIVGSGTSGLQLAYALKEDFVVTVIHASSAEKIRSGRVMSTQVHFGTTRARESRFHMPKWDDSNPLKSIHITIGTQKLFTGMLKEDALSVDQRLYYSACMNDLESNGVTFRQFKLTTEYLEQLVDDYDLVIDCTGKSGPLFPFPIISELSPFDMPQRKCITGYFLGIKPNVPLGVNVTVLPETGEMFEIPAVTEQGPVTILFIMAVPDKELDTFKGVKDHIEFTMQMKQSVQKFFPEIYRRMNIEEFALTDENAFLQVAINPEIRKPYLTFNDKLIVGCGDSVFLNDPITGQGCNLSSYCAEQLYETLIDYKHDKWDENLGETYWDRTKEYVKEVTEWTNAMTQPLPQHVVQLLMNGAKNQEQADRIAEWFADPKSAHEAFFQKQGSN; translated from the coding sequence ATGAAAAAGCAAATATGTATAGTCGGAAGCGGTACATCGGGTTTGCAGCTTGCTTACGCACTTAAAGAAGATTTCGTTGTTACAGTCATTCACGCTAGCTCTGCGGAAAAAATCCGTTCAGGACGTGTCATGTCTACTCAAGTACATTTTGGTACAACACGAGCACGGGAAAGCAGATTTCATATGCCAAAATGGGATGATAGTAATCCACTGAAGAGTATTCATATCACAATCGGAACTCAAAAATTATTTACAGGGATGTTAAAAGAAGATGCATTGTCTGTAGATCAGCGACTTTATTATTCCGCGTGTATGAACGACCTTGAATCAAATGGGGTTACATTTCGTCAGTTTAAATTAACTACTGAGTACTTAGAGCAGTTAGTAGATGATTATGACCTAGTGATTGACTGTACAGGAAAATCAGGCCCTCTCTTCCCTTTCCCTATTATTAGTGAACTTTCCCCATTTGATATGCCCCAGCGAAAATGCATCACTGGCTACTTTTTAGGGATTAAACCTAATGTACCTTTAGGTGTAAATGTAACTGTACTTCCTGAAACCGGTGAAATGTTTGAAATTCCCGCCGTTACAGAACAAGGCCCTGTCACGATACTATTCATTATGGCTGTGCCAGACAAAGAACTAGATACTTTTAAAGGTGTCAAGGACCATATTGAATTCACTATGCAAATGAAACAATCTGTTCAAAAATTCTTCCCTGAGATATACAGACGAATGAATATAGAGGAATTCGCTTTAACGGATGAGAATGCCTTCCTTCAAGTTGCAATTAATCCGGAAATTCGAAAGCCTTATCTAACCTTTAATGATAAACTCATTGTTGGATGCGGTGACAGTGTTTTTCTTAATGATCCTATCACTGGTCAGGGCTGTAATCTCTCATCTTATTGTGCAGAGCAGTTATATGAAACCCTGATTGATTATAAACATGACAAATGGGATGAAAACCTAGGTGAAACATATTGGGATCGAACAAAAGAATATGTAAAAGAAGTCACTGAATGGACAAACGCAATGACACAGCCCCTTCCACAGCATGTCGTTCAATTATTAATGAATGGTGCAAAGAATCAGGAACAAGCTGATCGTATAGCGGAGTGGTTTGCTGATCCAAAATCAGCTCATGAAGCCTTTTTCCAAAAACAAGGATCTAATTAA